The following coding sequences lie in one Coffea eugenioides isolate CCC68of unplaced genomic scaffold, Ceug_1.0 ScVebR1_2177;HRSCAF=3165, whole genome shotgun sequence genomic window:
- the LOC113756336 gene encoding nucleoside diphosphate kinase III, chloroplastic/mitochondrial-like, which translates to MIASAKSRTQSMEQLLRPYEEEQKRLSKSKERVLFERQSSLACSEGRTIVVSLRGRAINPAVHGRVDPGNASRSWISGLLALPAAAYILTEQEAHAAELERIFITIKTDGVQRGLIAKIISRFERKGFKLMAIKIV; encoded by the exons ATGATAGCATCTGCAAAATCCAGGACACAAAGTATGGAGCAGCTTCTAAGACCATACGAAGAAGAGCAGAAAAGGCTGTCAAAGTCAAAGGAGAGAGTCTTGTTTGAAAG GCAAAGCTCCCTTGCTTGTTCCGAAGGGCGAACAATAGTAGTTTCATTGAGAGGAAGGGCAATTAACCCTGCCGTGCATGGCAGGGTGGATCCAGGAAATGCTTCTAGAAGTTGGATTTCAGGGCTTCTTGCCCTTCCTGCAGCAGCTTACATTCTCACAGAGCAAGAAGCACATGCTGCAGAGTTGGAACGCATTTTTATTACCATCAAGACTGATGGGGTGCAGAGGggattgattgcaaaaattataTCCCGCTTTGAACGCAAAGGTTTTAAGCTCATGGCAATCAAAATTGTG